In Acidimicrobiia bacterium, the following are encoded in one genomic region:
- a CDS encoding dephospho-CoA kinase, with product MTAPVQPQAVLEIGLTGGIGSGKSTVALLLIERGAVLVDADAIVRKLQEPGQTVYQSMVDRWGTKILDQHGAINRPALADIVFNDQDELAALNDLVHPAVRQEMATQRAEHASGKAPIILDIPLLVESGHDDLTHVLVVDVDPEIAVERLMKYRGFSEEDARNRVANQASREQRKEKAGFVIDNCGDQVFLAQQVDAAWEWIQSLDS from the coding sequence ATGACTGCCCCAGTCCAACCTCAGGCCGTGCTTGAGATCGGACTGACCGGTGGCATAGGTTCGGGAAAATCTACGGTAGCCCTCTTGCTCATAGAGCGCGGAGCGGTTTTGGTAGATGCCGACGCCATCGTTCGCAAACTGCAAGAACCAGGCCAAACGGTTTACCAGTCCATGGTGGACCGTTGGGGCACAAAAATCTTGGACCAACACGGGGCTATAAATCGCCCGGCTTTGGCCGACATTGTCTTCAACGACCAAGACGAATTAGCGGCGCTTAACGACTTGGTGCACCCTGCGGTGCGCCAAGAAATGGCTACCCAGCGAGCCGAACATGCGTCGGGTAAGGCCCCTATCATTTTGGACATCCCTCTTCTGGTGGAATCCGGCCACGACGACCTGACCCATGTGTTGGTGGTAGACGTCGACCCAGAGATCGCTGTTGAGCGCTTGATGAAATACCGGGGCTTTAGCGAAGAGGATGCCCGCAACCGAGTGGCCAACCAAGCCTCACGCGAACAGCGCAAAGAAAAAGCAGGGTTCGTCATTGACAACTGCGGCGATCAAGTTTTTTTGGCGCAGCAAGTAGATGCTGCTTGGGAGTGGATCCAGAGCCTCGATTCATGA